Below is a genomic region from Methanomethylovorans hollandica DSM 15978.
AACAATACTTGATGAGGACAATCTTAATAAATTGAAAATAGGAATGATGGTCATTGTAACTTCAAATGATATTGTTCTCCCATCTCCACTTGCTCCCAACTCGGGTTTATCTGAGGCCCAACAAAAAGAAGGCAGTATCAAAATATATAGAACGCATTTGCATTCTTATTCAGGAGATTATCCCCGGTTGATAGATTACATACCTCAAGAAGAACGAGATCAAACATTTTCATCTCTATGTGTTGCTTTAACAAGACAGTTCTTGAATTCAAAATATCAACCAGATATTACTCCCGAAAAACAGTTAAAACAGAGGGCAGACTGCATGAATAAACTACGGGAAATATTCAAGGATCCTCTATTTGAACCGAGAATTCAGAAAATAGATGAAACACTTGCTTTATATACAATGAAAGAATCCAAGCCCAATCTATAAATTGACATGTCAGGTATCAGCTCAAAACAAAAGGATACCCGATTCCAACGTTTTTTACAAAACAATTGATGAAATAACTTTTTATAGAAAGCAGCGTAAAACCCCTGAGTCTTTAGCTAAGGGGATATAAGCGTACACTCATCCCTGATTCCGAATGTAGTATTCTGTAGCTTCCTTGCTAACATTTCCGATGGTGGATACGAAGTACCCATCACTCCATAATGTGTTTTCTCCCCAATAATGCTTACGTAGATATTCTCTTTTTGCTTTCCATAATCTGTGGGTAGATTCTTGTTTCAGCCTTCTGATAATAGACAGTACACTGATTTTTGGCTGGCTCTTAATAAGCATGTGTATATCGTCTTTGTCCGTTTCCATTTCCATAATTTCAAAATCGGATTCCTTAGAGATGTCAAACATGGTACATCAGCAGGAATTTGCTATGATTCTTTGTTTCATACTTCATATTTACCAAAAGCTATATATGTTGTTAAAGCATATAATACATTTGTATGTTAAAAGCGTTCAAGTTTAGACTCTATCCTACTCCCACTCAAGCTGTGCAATTGAATCAGCACATAGGTAGCTGTAGGTTTGTCTACAATTGGGCGTTAGACCAGAAGATTAAAACATACGAACAGACGGGAAAATCAGTTTCCAGATTCGACTTAAACAAAATGATTCCTGCTTTGAAGGCTTCTAATGAATGGTTGGGAGAGGTCAATTCTCAATCATTGCAGGGAATGACCAAACAGGTTGAATCTGCATTCACTAGGTTCTTTAGAGAAAAGAACGGTTTTCCCAGATTTAAATCAAAGAAGAATCCAATACAATCTTTTCCAGTCCCACAGCACTACACTGTGAACTTTGAGAACAGTACTGTGAAACTGCCAAAGATTGGAGAAATCAAAGCAGTACTTCACCGAATGTTTGAAGGTGAACTTAAAACAGCTACAGTATCACGGTCTTGTAAAGGACATTACTACATCAGCGTTCTTACCGAGGATGGAAAAGATCTCCCAGTAAAGCAAGCGTTCTCAGATTCCACTACGATTGGAATAGATGTTGGTATCAAGGATTTTGCTGTACTATCTACCAGTGAAAAGATTGAGAATCCAAAATATCTAAAGAACTCTCTAAAGAGGCTCAAAGTACTCCAGAAGAGAGTATCAAATAAGCAGAAGGGTTCCAACAATAGAACAAAGGCTAAACAGAGACTTGCAGCACTCCATGACAAAATCGCAAATCAGAGAAATGATTTCCAGAACAAACTATCTTTTAAACTTGTTAGCGAAAACCAAGCAATAGCACTGGAAACTCTGAATGTTAATGGCATGGTAAAGAACCATAACTTAGCACAATCTATCAGTGATTCAGCGTGGGGGAGCTTTGTGACAAAAATAGAGTACAAGGCTGAATGGTTAGGGAAAACTGTACTGAGAATAGGACAGTTTGAACCATCTTCAAAGCTATGTAGTGTCTGCGGATACCATAACAAAGAACTTCAATTGAAAGATAGAGAATGGCAATGTCCAGAATGTACTACAACTCATGACAGGGACATCAACGCTGCTATCAATATCAAGAAATTCGCTCTCATCGACCAGAATCTAATAGGTCTTTGAGCACCGTAGGAACTACGGGAAGAGCCTGTGGACTTGTGAACGATGGTTCAAGGAATGAAACAGGAAGCCACTTGGTCTTTAGCCGAGTGGTAGTTCACAGAAGTGGCGCGTAAACTAATCATATGATTGGGTTGCTGAAATTATTCCAGAAGAAAAAAACAACATCTAGGGACATTGATCCAAGTTTGCCTTCTTCTCGAAAAAGCCCAAAATATGGCCCTCAAAATTCAACTATTAGAGCAGGAGCCCCCTTCCTCGGAGAGTAGCGACAGGTGGGGTAGTTGACAAATATGATATAAGACGATTTCGACTTATTCTATTTTGTTTTGTTCAGTATCTTCCATGAGCTCGAACATATCAAATCCTATAATGAGATCGTTTTTTTCATCGGGGTTATCGATGATAATTCTAAGATCCCTTATAATTTGTAAATGGTATATTTGATTAAAATGTTCTTCAGTTATAGAGGATCTTTGTACATGCCTTTTCGCTGGTATATTTCCTATATTCATCCTGTCAACAACAAATGTATCGATATGCGAAAGACGTTCCGGGGGTGTAATTGGTAATATAACAGCCTCACGCATTTTTAATCTCCTATTTTATTAATGATTCTTATAGATATTAATTTTCCCTTTCTTTTAGCTTATAACATAACGTCTCATTGACTACATCTATTTGAATCTGGTTAGTCTTTTCAAGGAATACCAAGAAAAGGTCGAGTTCTTTGTTCACGATTCCGAGTTCATTAGATAATTCAGTCCTGGATTTCTCTGATTTCTCTAATGCACTGAGAATTTGAATACATTTTTCTTTTTTATCAGTTCGAAGAGTATCGACACGAATTCTAAAATCAATAGTTAAAATATCAGAGTAGAATTTTAGTAATTCCGTTCCTTTTTCGGTTAGTTCCCAATATTTCATTTTATCTGTTGATTTTGTTGACTCCGCAATGATACCTGCTTCTGAGAGTTCAGACAGTTCTTCTGCAATCTTTGTTTTTGTCAGATCTGCAAATTCTGCAATGCGAGTTGTATTCATATTACAAAATATATCAAGCGTAGACATTATCTTCAAGTGTGCTAACATATTTACTGCTCCTTTTTGAGACTCATTATCCATTCTTTTATGGGGAGCATTTCTCCGGTTTCAGTTCGTGCATAAGTGATAAATTGAATGTTTGGAGGAGCAATGTTATTATTTGTAGCAAATTCAAGTGGAGGAATCAATATTTTTGCAGAAAAATCTGCTGCTTGTAGAAGTTTAGAAATGGCAATATCGTTCAGTTTTTCTTTTTGTGGTTCTTCGACTTGAAGGCATTTTTTTAGGTGGTTTTGCATATTGTGTCGAGAAACGAGTCTTGTTGAGAGGTCTACAGGATCTAACTGAAAATGTTCAATTATGGATTTTCCAAGACTGAAAAGTTTTGGATCAATTTGATCGTCCCTATCAGAATATACTTTCTCGATATATTCTCTTAATGTCGTAAAATCAAAAGTTGGATTTGTATTTGGATGTTGTTTCACGTAGAGTCGCTGCAAGAGATGTTCGTTGAACCAATTTGTTAAACTGGTAATGCTTAAAGCTTCAGAATTCTTCCCGGAATAATTATCAATTAACCACTCATTAGTACTTTCTTCATCTAATAAACCCGTCCTTAATATATTACATATAACACAATCGGTTTTTTTAGATATATTTTTTTTCTGGTTCATATTCGTCACCTCCAAATTAAGTGAGTGCATCTGAAGCTATATCTATCCGCCTCTGACCTATTTTTTCAGTTTCTGGTGGGAGTTTTGTCAGTATAATCGAAACTGCAATCTTCTCCATATAATCCATGAGAGCTTTCAGTCTCTTATTATCTAGGAAAGTAAGTTCGTCAAGTAAAATATATGGGAAGTATTCTTTGAGATTATTTACTATATATCCACTGATCATTACTGCTAATCCAATTACTTCAAGTTCTGATTTACTCAAAGTTTTAATAGAATCCATATCACGATATATGCTGTCTTTATCTGTTTTTCTTGAAACCATTAAGTCGTAATTTTGTTCAAGTGATATGCGGCTAATGTTGCTGCTAAATCCAAGGATACTATATACTTCCGGTATTATCTGGTTAAATTGTTCCTGTATCCTCAGTTCGATCTTATGCAGCTCAGCCTTTGTGTTTTCTACATCTTTTTTCATTTCCGCCACTGATAACCTTTTATTATCAATTCCACGGATTACTGCGTCGTATGATTTGATTTCATTATTAAAGTTCTCAATAGCTGTTTTCTTTTGCCCGATTGATTCTTTTATCTTGGCAATTTCTATAGTAATGTTGACAACTTTATCGTTAATACTCTTGGATAGCTCTTTTATCTCAGCGTTAAGTTTTTCTTTGCTATCTTCTAACTTTTCGATAGCTTGGCTTATTAAGCTGATATTACCATTTTCGTTGTTAATTGTAGCTTCCTTTGATTTAATTACTGAAATTGCAGTGGTTATCTCTGACCCTTTTTGGATTAGTATATCTTGTTTCTTTGAAAGAACGGCCTTATCACTTTCGAGTTTTGATATCGTTGTTTGTGTTTTTGCTCTCTTTTCCATTAGTTCATCAATATGTTTTTTTATTATCCTAATTCCAGCATCTTGACCGCAAACCGGACAGGACACATGGCTATCATCTGATAAAGAATCAAGTATTGTATTTGTCTGAGGACTTTCTTCAAGTTCTCTGACAACATTCTTAGTTGCTTGTATTGTCATATCAAGCGTAGATTGTTGAGATATGGTCTTTTGAATTTTGTAATCAATATTTTGCATTTCTTTTTTTATTTTGTCTATTTCCCGTTTATCAACTTCCCCAAGCTGTTCTATGCTTCTACGAAGTGACTGTATCTCCTTTGATAGCTTCTCTATAAGTTCGTTCTTGTTTTTGATCATCTTTTTGCTATCGTTTATTTTGAATTCAATTTGCTGCAGTTCTGTAGATTTTGCATTAAGTTTTTCTTTAGTAGCAGTTTCTTTACCAACACTAGCCATAGAATCATGTTGTTTTTTCAGAGCAGCATACTTCTCTTCAAGTTGAGATAGTTCTTTTAGCAAAGCATCTCTTTTCTTTTCAGTCGATATCTTTTGGTGTGGAGCATTTGCATCTTTGTTTAGGTCTTCTGTGAGAGCTGTTAAGTTACTTTCTTTATACCGGATTTCAGCTTTTAATCTCTCAATAATGTTATTGTCAGTTCCGATTAAGGATTTCAGGTTCTGTCCCAATCTTACAGCTGATAATATTTCATTGTCGTGTCCACAAATTGCAAATCTTTTTACAAGCAATGATATTTCAGGAGTGACTAGATCATCACCAGCGACTGTAATTGTGTTCTTGTTTCTGCTAATGGTCTTTTTAATTTGATTGCCGTTATGATCAGTGACTGATATGAATCCTTCTGTAGACATTGATCTAAGAATATATTCTAGATCTTTGTTGTTTCCAGATGGGGTGAGTAAAAGGGAAAAGGCTCTGAGGAATGATGTCTTTCCAGATGCATTTGGCTGTTCGATTACATTTAGTCCTGGTATAATGTCTGCTTCAATATGTTTTAATCCGCCAATATTTTCAACAACGACTTTTGTGTTTTCAAAATCCATTTCTTTTTCCCCTCGTATTTACCAAACCAATTAGTGCATATTTTCTGTGAGATTAGTTACAGTATAATTGTGTGATTATCGTATAAATAAATATTCTCAATAGTATGTTATTTTCGTTGTCTATCCTATCTATTGTTATTTAATTATTAATTCAGAAGCTTTTGATATTAAGGGTTGTGGTGCTGATATCCATCATTTTAATATACAATAAAAACCAATTTAGGTTCGGGATTAAAATGCGAATAGTATATACTATCTTGTTTTGTATGTTAGCGTTAACTATAACCGCTAACATTTCTAGTGCAAGTAATAACAGCATCAATATATATCTTTTTAAAAGTGATACGTGCTCACCATGTAATATAACAGAAAAGATCCTTTATGAAAAGATACAGAGTTATCCTAATGTTGATCTCCATTTTATAACGATTGACAACAAACAAGGATATAGCCAATATCAAGACTTTGGAATTGCTTATAACATGATCAACGAAGCAAGCTCAGTTCCTGCTATTTTCATTGGTAATGATTACATAGTAGGATACAAAGACGGAATCGGAAATGATATTGAAGAATTGATTAAAAAGTATCAGAATGGAACATCAGGTACTAAAGGCGATATGGTATTTACCGCACCCGAATTAATCACCAAGCAATGGTTTTCAGAAAATTATCTCAAGGATGTTGTAGTTCAAGGAAATACTGGATTAAATATATATGTGTTTTATACTTCTTTCTGTGGGCCCTGTGCTGATCTGGTAAATCATATTAATTCTGGAAAATGGGGAGAAAATGTACATTTCTACCTGTTCAATGTTTCATCTGGGAATATAACAGATGAGATATACGCTGATCGCATGAATACTGCGTTCCTGAATGCTTTTGTCATTAAAGATAGAGTATATCCGCAAATATTCGTAGGAGATGATTTCTACAAGGGATATGAACCATCTATGTTAGAAAAAATGGTAGAATATTATAGTTCCAATTTGACACAAAATTCGAGGTCTAATGTGGTTTTTGGTAGGTATAGTGATGAGTTTAAAAGCTATGCAAAGACAAGAGCATTACTTGAAAAAGGTACAAACATTACAGTAAAACCAACTCATAAGAACGATCAGAATGAACTTTTCATAGATACTAATGTTAAAACTACTCCAAATACGATGGGTTCATTATTAACAAGCTCAAAATCCATTCCTTTGTGGATATTGATGATGTTATCAATAGTGTATCTCCTCTACAAAAGAATAAGAACCTAATACTCTCTCTTTTTTTTGAAAAATAGATGTCATCCATGATGCTATCTTCAAAAACCATGTACCATGTATGGTCCTGCAACCATAAACAACATGGTTCCTATAAAAAGGGTTGATAAAACAAACAGCACTTTTCTGGCTATAATTTCTGATTTTATAGAGTCCTTTGTTATTCTGGTACATATAAATTGAACATATTCTTCAGCAACATGTCCTCCATCCAGAGGCTTTGCCGGTAGGCAGTTGAACAGGCCAACGTAGAAGGATAACCATCCAGTCCAAAGAAGAGCATTTGCTAACCAGAAAACAAGTACTCCAAAAGGTTCAGCCCAGGATGTTACATGGAAGAACTGCTGGAAAGCTCCACTGAATCCACTGAATCCCTCTCCATCAATACCGTATATTGGAAGTGCTAACAACAAGAACCATCCGTATTTAGTTGTCAGCATTGATGGAATGCTTTTCAGAGTAGAAATATAAGATCCTGCCTGAAAAGTGCTAACATTTAATCCCATCAGGTGAGTACTGCTTGTTCCACTCAAGAAGTTGTAGTAAATTCCAATGTAACCATTTTCTAAGTTTTGATCTGATTCATCTTTTTTTTCTACAAGAGTACATGTTTTTGATATAACTGTGTTGTTTTCAGGATATACAGCAGTTACAAGTACAGTCTGTCCAGGCGTTGTTGTATCCATGAAATCAATGAATTGTCCAGGGTTTTCGATCTTGATATTGTCTATGGATGTAATGAACATTCCATAAACAAGTCCTGCTTTCTCTGCAGGTGAATCCGTTACTATTGCTTGTATCTCGACTCCCTTAAAGACATCAGGATACGTACTTTTTGTCGATATCGTATATTCTTTTTGTACTCCGTCTTTGATACCGGTTATTGTAATGGTATCTCCCGGTTTTGTTCTATCCGTATACTTTACAAAATCACGGATAGTATTAACATCGTTCCCATTTACTCCAACAATGATCGTGTCATTCTGAATTCCAGCTGATATGGCTGGTCCATTTTCATCGATACCAGTAATGATAGTCTCACCAACTGGTTCTATTGCTCCAAGTACAGGTCCAAATAAAAGGGAGAAGCATACAAAAGCTAGTAAGAAATTCATTGTTACACCAGCAACAAGTATTCTTACCCTTGATTTTTTCTCTACTTTTATAATCTCCTCATTATCCGGCTCTGCGAAACCACCGACAGGGAATATTGCAAGAAGGATTCCCATTGAGTTAACTTTAACTTTTTCAACTCTTGACATTACTGCATGGCCAAGTTCATGCAGACCAACTGAAAGTACGAATGCGATCCAACCCCAGATCGCAGGAAGGAATTCATTTACTCCAGGTATCAGGAATATGTTTCTGGGCGCAATGAACTTATCCGGCTCTGGCATTCCATTAATATCAATTGTAGTGAGGAAACCCTTTACGGAAATAAACATAAAATATACGATTCCTATCATTCCCAGAAAGAGCAGAATTGTCCCCAAGTTTCCCAGAGCTTTCCATGCTTTTTTTGGCTTTGCTAATTTATCAAAGACAAACAGGCCTTTTGTTGTTCTTAGCATTATGAATGGTCCAAACCATGACATATTGTACTTTTCAATAACATGTTTTTTTTTAAGTACAATAACTGCTAATCCATACATTAAAACAAACAACATTGATATTTGAATGTCATTCAAATGGTTTCAACTCCAATATTTCGGGTTATTTTTTCGATTGGATTTTAAGAGCTTATGAATTACAATTATGTTCAAATTCTCTATATTCAATTCCTTCAATGGGTATACCGTTTCCTCTGTACGCAAAATACTCTATCATCTATTTTGCTGCTGTAGGGAGAATACTTGCTGTTTGATTCGATTAGATGTTCTTAGTAACCGATCAGTCGAGCAATTATAAACAAAATCAATCCCAGGATATACCCCTGATATTCTTTTATTAATGCGTTTATTTGCATGATATTCCTTATATTATGTTAAGAAAGATATAAAGATTTTCTTACATTTTTTATAGTTTGCTTTTTTGTTCGAAAGTCATCCTTTGGTATTAATTCTAACAACGAAAAATCTCCAACAGCAGAGCATATAAAGTCTATACGAATATTAGATCCGAAAAACCAAAAAAGATTCTATATTATTTTTCCGTATATGAGAACAATTGATAGGATAGAAATAATTATCCAAAATATAACGTACTTGAAAATACCGAATGTAATTTTGAATGGCAGGGACACGGTATCTTGGATGAATCCTCTTCCTTTAGGAAAGGCGTAATAGATTAATATGAGTAAAATTGGCAATAAGTATAGATCAATCTTGTTCACAATGAAAAACTGTCATTACAGTATATGAGCATGTCGGGATTTTTTGGCAAACACATCTCAATTAAAAAATTAGCAAACTATAAATACAAACACATCATTATAAATATATGTATGTGAATAAGTGTTTTATTAAAAGTAGAACACAATTTTATATATCGTTGAGGTATTAAAAATGAGAATTAGAGTAATTAGTTCAACGGATGAATTTGAATCACTTAAACAAACTGAAAACATCATACACCTTGCATTCAGGCCATCGAATACTGATATCTTTTCTATAGTAACGAAATGTCCCCAGCTAAAAGCAATTCAGATCCCTCCCTCCTATAAGAAAACGATATCAAAAACTACTATAACTTTCCTTGAAATGCAGGGTATCAAACTGCTTGAAGGGGATGTATGGGGACACCGTAAGGACCTCAACGAGTATTCCGAAGTATCTCCTAATATATATGATCGAATAAATGAACTTCGTCAAAAAGGGATGAGTGATTCTGATATAGCCGAAAAGATGTCAAGAGAGACTAGGCTAAATTCAGATTTTGTTTCTTTCTTACTGACCTACAACAATTAATCTTCTAATTCTGGTCTATCAAGTTGGAGCAAGATGACCCCCGTATTCAAACGGGGGATGAATTTCAATTTTAACAAAAAAGGCATCCATATTATCAACGCATATTAGATTTGATAATAAGAACCTATTTTTTTAGATGAGTGATTAGATGAAGAAAGGTAATGTATATCGAATCTATCCTGACAAGGAACAAAAAACTTTGTTAGAGCAGCATTTTGGTGCTACCCGATTCATCTACAACCGTTCTCTTTCGATCAAGAATCTGATGTATGACAAATTCCGGATCAATGTGACAGAAATCGACCTGAATAATAACTTAAGTTCTCTCAAGGAAACATTTCCCTGGTTGAAAGATATCAATTCTCAATCGTTACAACAGGCAAACCGAAATCTATTGACTGGATTTAAGAACTTCTTTGATGGAAACGGCTCTTTTCCGACCAGAAAAAAGAAGAAAGACAATCATTTCTCATTTCAGGTTCCTCAAAATTACCAGATTAATCTTACAGCTTCCCTGATATACCTTCCTAAAATAGGATGGATGAAAATAGTTATTCACAGAGATTTTCTAAGCAAGGAATTCATTGAAAATAATCTCGTCCTAAAAGAAGTCAATGGAGAAAAGATCCTTGACCAGAAATTGAATAAAGAGTTTAGGATTCTAAAGACGTTAACTGTTTCAAGGACATTAGCTGGAAGGTATCATGTAAGTATTCTGGTCGAGGATAATGAACCCTATCCTGAACCTGAATCTTTTACGGAGGAAACAACAGTTGGAATTGATGTCGGAATCAAGTTATTTGCTGTTCTGTCAACGGGAGAGGTCATTGAAAACCCTAAGTTCCTGAAAAGGTCATTGAAGAAACTCGTCAAATTACAAAGGAGTGTATCCAGAAAACAAAAAGGTTCAAAGAACAGGAAGAAAACTGTCGCTAAACTAGCAAAACATCATCAGTTAATAGCTAACCAGAGAAACGATTATCAGCATAAGGTTTCCATGAAGATAATTAGCGAAAACCAAGCTGTCTGTTTGGAAGATCTTAATGTAAAAGGATTGGTTAGGAATCATTGTCTTGCTCAGAGCATCAGTGATGTTGGATGGTCTGAGTTCATTCGGAAGCTTATCTACAAGGCAGAATGGTATGGTAAGACCATTCTAAGAATTGGTAGATTTGAAGCATCATCAAAGTCCTGTAATGTTTGTGGATACAAGAAGGATAATCTTACTCTTGATATAAGAGAATGGGAATGTCCTTCATGTAAGACTCTTCATGACAGAGATCTTAATGCATCTATCAACATCAAGAAAATCGCACTTAATAACTTAAACACCGCAGGAACTGCGGGAAGGGCCTATGGACTTACTGGCATAAGTCAGAGGTATGAAGTAGGAAGCCACCCTTTTTAAAGGGTGGTAGTTCACAACATGAATGGAGAGATAATTGATTTGTATGAGAGGAATGTGTAATGTTCAAAGCAACTTTGGATAGAATAGAGGATCAAAATGCTGTATTGCTTGTCAGAGAAGATGAAAGTAAAATGTTATTTGTTCCTCTTTCTCTTTTACCTTCTGGTATTGGGGAAGGCGATATTTTGGAGATAGAAATTCGACAGGATATTTTGGGAACAGAACAGGCAAGAGAAAGAGTAGTGTCTTTGCTTGATAGGCTCAAAAATAAAAAACATTAATATTTCTATGCCATTAGGTGTACTCTGTTGCCTGAGTACATTATTACGAGACCTCTTTGGTGTAATTCTCGTAGTGCATCCAGAAAACGCTGTTCATTGAGCTTAGTGATTTCTCTGATATCATCAATGGACATTTTTGTATCTGTTATAAATCCATTAAGCATTTCTCCATGAAGGACCTGTGCATCCGTAGATAATTTTCGTTCTTTTGAGGCTTTAGTAGTATCGGTTATAGTGTAGTGGAACATATCAATCCAAGTGTCAACGGATGTTCTTATTTCATCTTTGGTCGTTTTCTCTGTGAGTTTAGTCCTGGCTATAGCCATTGATAATTTTGGTACTACAGAACCAATGTCCTGATTATAGGAAATTCCTGTGCTAGACCGGAGTTCGTTGATCAAATCGTAAAAAGCGTTGTCAACCGTTTTTTCTAGAGATTTAGTGATCTTAGGCTGGAATATTAGAGAATCAAGTATTCTTCCAGTGACCAGGGGGCTAAGGTAATCCATATCTTCTTTGTATGTATTAAGTGGCATTAGTTCAATATCATTTTTTTTACTGGATATCTGGATAGGAAGCTGGATGGGCATGTTTTCGGGATTATGTACAGCGATATTTATCTCTGCTTTACTTTTTGTTGGTACATTAATTGGTTTGTCGATGAACTGATATCTGATATCAGATTTAGGAGAGAGTAGTTCCGTTGGAATAACGGAGAACTTTCTCTTATAGGCATTCCAATCTTTCTTTTTTCCAAATATTGCAGTGTTCATACCTCCACATTCAAAATCGAGGTACTGTGGTGATGATACGGAGCAAATGCTTAGTACGTTTCCAAGGGTTTCAATAGCTGAAACATCTCCCTTTACTCCTCCGGTAAAGTAGCTAATAAATTCCTCTTGATCTAGCATTTGCCTTTGAGTTATCTTTTTCGGATCTACTTTTATCCAGCTGGCTACATAATGCAGATAAATGTAACTAATATCCGGAGGATATCCATCAACCATCTTTTCAGTTTCAGTAACAGTAGCTTTTACGATGGTCTTTTCGTCTGGAAATGGTGGTTTTACAAATACATAGTAATGATTAGTATCCATGTTATAGAAAGGAGAAGGATTCAGTTGGAATGTATTGGGAAGGTTATGCATCTTTTTAGCGAAACCCATATGATCTTTTACAAGAACAGCATTATCTTTTTCCAAGTCTATATTTTCCTTTCCAAAGAGTAGATGGTGTTCTAATCCTGAGAATTCATACCCGTACATTCGATTTCTTAGTGATGATCTAGCCATATTTTTTCCTTTTACTCTTTCAGAAAGAACGGGAGAACTATTATGTATTTCCCTTGACCGCAATCTGTTCGTCTATTCTTGTCCATTCTTTTACATATGTTTGCATTTCCGGGCATTCAGGAATGTTTTGGATCCAATCATTAAGTGCTAAAACATCAAGGTTGAATGTTATCTGAAGGAGTCCTATAACTTCTTTCTGATCAATATAGAAAAGAACATTTCTGGTTTGGAAAACTGCGTTCTGGAAATCTTTCTTGTTAGCATTAATCATTCTTTCCATTTCTTTTAGGATTACTGGTAGAAGACTTAATCTATATAAAAGATAGAAGGAGAAGAAAGCACGGGTAATTCTGTCGATTATTCTTTTTTCGATTGACTTGATAAAAGCTGCATATGGAATATTCTTTGTAGTTGTTTTTGATATTTCTTTTTGAGGAAGGTATAATTCCATCTGTTTCGCAACACCAGCGTATATTCCTCGTTTTTTGTTTCGGTATTCTTCGTTTAGATTCCTGAATTTATTGATCTCAATCAGTATTTCAACTTCTTTCTCAGTAAAGATAGAATGTTTTTTCAAGAGTTTCTGCAAATATGTGTAATCTTTTGGATTGTTGATATTGGCAGAGATTTCGTGTATTTCATTGGGTATTTCACTTGTCTTTCTGATGTTATTATTTCCAATGTCGAATATTGTTTCTATCAGATCCATTACAATGTTATCTGTAATGTCAGATAGTTTATTTCGGGTATGTGCAATAGCATTCTGGAATTCATTCTTGTTAGTTTCTATCAGCTGATTGATGTCATTTAAGGTAACGGGTAGTAGATTGAATTT
It encodes:
- a CDS encoding DUF3006 domain-containing protein gives rise to the protein MFKATLDRIEDQNAVLLVREDESKMLFVPLSLLPSGIGEGDILEIEIRQDILGTEQARERVVSLLDRLKNKKH